A portion of the Thermoflexus hugenholtzii JAD2 genome contains these proteins:
- the lepB gene encoding signal peptidase I, translated as MEEPRTPVALESTEPILERAERGPHPLITFLRELIETALIVLVAMALVNTATARFRIEGSSMEPTLHDGEYVLISKVSYWFGSPQRGDIVVFRFPHDPSRDFIKRVIGLPGETIAIRDGKVFINGHPLEEPYIRGPMGYTYGPVTLGPGEYFVLGDNRNASNDSHNWGTLPRSAIIGKAWLIYWPPSRWGLIRNPFGREVP; from the coding sequence ATGGAGGAGCCGCGCACACCGGTGGCGCTGGAATCCACAGAACCGATCCTGGAGCGGGCGGAGCGAGGCCCCCACCCGCTGATCACCTTCCTGCGGGAGCTGATCGAGACCGCCCTGATCGTGCTGGTGGCGATGGCTCTGGTCAACACAGCCACTGCCCGCTTCCGCATCGAAGGCTCCAGTATGGAGCCCACCCTGCACGATGGGGAATACGTGCTGATCAGCAAGGTCAGTTACTGGTTCGGTTCTCCCCAGCGGGGGGACATCGTGGTCTTCCGTTTCCCTCACGATCCCTCCCGCGATTTCATCAAGCGGGTGATCGGGCTGCCGGGGGAGACCATCGCCATCCGGGACGGTAAGGTCTTCATCAACGGCCATCCCCTGGAGGAGCCTTACATCCGCGGCCCGATGGGATATACCTATGGGCCGGTGACTCTGGGGCCTGGGGAATATTTCGTCCTGGGCGACAATCGCAACGCGTCCAACGACTCCCACAACTGGGGGACCCTCCCCCGCTCGGCCATCATTGGGAAGGCGTGGTTGATCTACTGGCCCCCCTCCCGCTGGGGCCTGATCCGGAATCCCTTCGGGAGGGAGGTGCCCTAA